A stretch of Buteo buteo chromosome 21, bButBut1.hap1.1, whole genome shotgun sequence DNA encodes these proteins:
- the CNBP gene encoding CCHC-type zinc finger nucleic acid binding protein isoform X1 — MSSNECFKCGRTGHWARECPTGIGRGRGMRSRGRAGFQFMSSSLPDICYRCGESGHLAKDCDLQEDEACYNCGRGGHIAKDCKEPKREREQCCYNCGKPGHLARDCDHADEQKCYSCGEFGHIQKDCTKVKCYRCGETGHVAINCSKTSEVNCYRCGESGHLARECTIEATA; from the exons ATGAGCAGCAATGAGTGCTTCAAGTGTGGACGTACCGGCCACTGGGCTCGGGAGTGCCCTACTGGAATTGGCCGTGGTCGTGGGATGAGAAGCCGTGGCAGAG CAGGCTTCCAGTTCATGTCTTCATCTCTTCCGGACATCTGTTACCGCTGTGGTGAGTCTGGCCATCTTGCCAAGGACTGTGATCTTCAGGAGGAT GAAGCCTGCTATAACTGCGGTAGAGGTGGCCATATTGCGAAGGACTGCAAGGAGccgaagagggagagagagcagTGCTGCTACAACTGTGGCAAACCTGGCCATCTGGCTCGTGACTGTGACCATGCAGATGAGCAGAAGTGCTATTCTTGTGGAGAGTTTGGACACATTCAAAAAGACTGCACCAAAGTGAAATGCTATAG gTGTGGTGAAACTGGCCATGTAGCCATCAACTGCAGCAAGACCAGTGAAGTCAACTGCTATCGCTGCGGCGAGTCAGGGCACCTTGCACGGGAATGCACAATTGAAGCTACAGcctaa
- the ISY1 gene encoding pre-mRNA-splicing factor ISY1 homolog, which translates to MARNAEKAMTALARFRQAQLEEGKVKERRPFLASECNELPKAEKWRRQIIGEISKKVAQIQNAGLGEFRIRDLNDEINKLLREKGHWEFRIKELGGPDYARIGPKMLDHEGKEVPGNRGYKYFGAAKDLPGVRELFEKEPLPPPRKTRAELMKAIDAEYYGYRDEDDGILEPLEQEHERKVIAEAVEKWKMEREARLARGEEEEEEEVNIYAVNDDESDEDGAKEKDGEEGQQKFIAHVPVPSQQEIEEALVRRKKMELLQKYASETLMAQSEEAKTLLGL; encoded by the exons ATG gcTCGAAACGCGGAAAAGGCCAT gaCGGCCTTGGCGAGATTTCGGCAAGCTCAGCTTGAGGAAGGAAAAGTTAAG GAACGAAGACCTTTCCTTGCATCAGAGTGTAATGAATTGCCTAAAGCTGAGAAATGGAGGCGACAG ATCATTGGGGAAATTTCCAAGAAAGTGGCACAGATTCAAAATG CTGGATTAGGCGAATTCAGAATTCGGGACCTGAACGATGAAATAAACAAGCTTCTGAGGGAGAAAGGACACTGGGAATTCAGAATAAAGGAGCTAGGAGGTCCTGATTATGCT cGGATTGGACCAAAAATGTTAGATCATGAAGGGAAGGAAGTTCCAGGAAACAGAGGCTACAAGTATTTTGGAGCTGCAAAGGATTTACCAGGAGTTAGAGAACTTTTTGAAAAGGAAC CCCTCCCACCACCTCGGAAAACTCGAGCTGAGCTTATGAAAGCCATTGATGCAGAATACTATGGCTACAGGGATGAAGATGATGGTATTCTGGAGCCACTGGAACAAGAACATGAAAGGAAAG TTATAGCAGAAGcagtggaaaaatggaaaatggagaGAGAAGCACGACTTGCAagaggtgaggaggaagaggaggaggaagtaaATATCTATGCTGTCAACGATGATGAG tcgGATGAGGATGGTGCCAAGGAGAAAGACGGTGAAGAAGGGCAACAGAAATTTATTGCACATGTTCCAGTGCCATCTCAACAGGAG aTTGAGGAAGCTCTTGTACggagaaagaagatggagctTCTTCAGAAGTATGCCAGTGAAACCCTCATGGCACAGAGCGAAGAAGCAAAAACACTTCTAGGATTGTAA
- the CNBP gene encoding CCHC-type zinc finger nucleic acid binding protein isoform X4 — translation MSSNECFKCGRTGHWARECPTGIGRGRGMRSRGRGFQFMSSSLPDICYRCGESGHLAKDCDLQEDACYNCGRGGHIAKDCKEPKREREQCCYNCGKPGHLARDCDHADEQKCYSCGEFGHIQKDCTKVKCYRCGETGHVAINCSKTSEVNCYRCGESGHLARECTIEATA, via the exons ATGAGCAGCAATGAGTGCTTCAAGTGTGGACGTACCGGCCACTGGGCTCGGGAGTGCCCTACTGGAATTGGCCGTGGTCGTGGGATGAGAAGCCGTGGCAGAG GCTTCCAGTTCATGTCTTCATCTCTTCCGGACATCTGTTACCGCTGTGGTGAGTCTGGCCATCTTGCCAAGGACTGTGATCTTCAGGAGGATG CCTGCTATAACTGCGGTAGAGGTGGCCATATTGCGAAGGACTGCAAGGAGccgaagagggagagagagcagTGCTGCTACAACTGTGGCAAACCTGGCCATCTGGCTCGTGACTGTGACCATGCAGATGAGCAGAAGTGCTATTCTTGTGGAGAGTTTGGACACATTCAAAAAGACTGCACCAAAGTGAAATGCTATAG gTGTGGTGAAACTGGCCATGTAGCCATCAACTGCAGCAAGACCAGTGAAGTCAACTGCTATCGCTGCGGCGAGTCAGGGCACCTTGCACGGGAATGCACAATTGAAGCTACAGcctaa
- the CNBP gene encoding CCHC-type zinc finger nucleic acid binding protein isoform X2, which yields MSSNECFKCGRTGHWARECPTGIGRGRGMRSRGRAGFQFMSSSLPDICYRCGESGHLAKDCDLQEDACYNCGRGGHIAKDCKEPKREREQCCYNCGKPGHLARDCDHADEQKCYSCGEFGHIQKDCTKVKCYRCGETGHVAINCSKTSEVNCYRCGESGHLARECTIEATA from the exons ATGAGCAGCAATGAGTGCTTCAAGTGTGGACGTACCGGCCACTGGGCTCGGGAGTGCCCTACTGGAATTGGCCGTGGTCGTGGGATGAGAAGCCGTGGCAGAG CAGGCTTCCAGTTCATGTCTTCATCTCTTCCGGACATCTGTTACCGCTGTGGTGAGTCTGGCCATCTTGCCAAGGACTGTGATCTTCAGGAGGATG CCTGCTATAACTGCGGTAGAGGTGGCCATATTGCGAAGGACTGCAAGGAGccgaagagggagagagagcagTGCTGCTACAACTGTGGCAAACCTGGCCATCTGGCTCGTGACTGTGACCATGCAGATGAGCAGAAGTGCTATTCTTGTGGAGAGTTTGGACACATTCAAAAAGACTGCACCAAAGTGAAATGCTATAG gTGTGGTGAAACTGGCCATGTAGCCATCAACTGCAGCAAGACCAGTGAAGTCAACTGCTATCGCTGCGGCGAGTCAGGGCACCTTGCACGGGAATGCACAATTGAAGCTACAGcctaa
- the CNBP gene encoding CCHC-type zinc finger nucleic acid binding protein isoform X3, with amino-acid sequence MSSNECFKCGRTGHWARECPTGIGRGRGMRSRGRGFQFMSSSLPDICYRCGESGHLAKDCDLQEDEACYNCGRGGHIAKDCKEPKREREQCCYNCGKPGHLARDCDHADEQKCYSCGEFGHIQKDCTKVKCYRCGETGHVAINCSKTSEVNCYRCGESGHLARECTIEATA; translated from the exons ATGAGCAGCAATGAGTGCTTCAAGTGTGGACGTACCGGCCACTGGGCTCGGGAGTGCCCTACTGGAATTGGCCGTGGTCGTGGGATGAGAAGCCGTGGCAGAG GCTTCCAGTTCATGTCTTCATCTCTTCCGGACATCTGTTACCGCTGTGGTGAGTCTGGCCATCTTGCCAAGGACTGTGATCTTCAGGAGGAT GAAGCCTGCTATAACTGCGGTAGAGGTGGCCATATTGCGAAGGACTGCAAGGAGccgaagagggagagagagcagTGCTGCTACAACTGTGGCAAACCTGGCCATCTGGCTCGTGACTGTGACCATGCAGATGAGCAGAAGTGCTATTCTTGTGGAGAGTTTGGACACATTCAAAAAGACTGCACCAAAGTGAAATGCTATAG gTGTGGTGAAACTGGCCATGTAGCCATCAACTGCAGCAAGACCAGTGAAGTCAACTGCTATCGCTGCGGCGAGTCAGGGCACCTTGCACGGGAATGCACAATTGAAGCTACAGcctaa